In Sulfuritortus calidifontis, the sequence GAGTTTTTTAGCTCTGCTTGCCCGCCTATGGAAAGAGGCGTTTAATCTGCGAGCAACAAGACTGATTGGCAATTGCACTACCGAAAGCAGCGTATCTCTTTCCAGAACCGCCTAAGGAGGTCATATGCGTAAATTTGCATCCGTCTGTTCAATGCTCGCAGCACTTGTTTGTTTTTCATCGCTAGCAGTCGCAGAAACATCAGAGCAACTCGCGGAACGAGAAAGACAGGCCAAAGCCGCCGAAGCGGAGGCTCGGATTGCCGAAGCAGAAGCCAGAATTGCGAAAGCAAAGGCCGAAAAAGCAGAAGCAGAAAGAAGAGAAAGACAAGCAAAAGAACCCAAGAAATAACCCGAGAGCACAGTGATCCCCGACACGCAGCCGTTAACGGTATCGGGAAAGCCATTCTAAAGAAGAGGCTCTCTCCCACCCTTGGAAATAACGACAGGAGACATGCTTTGAAATTCGGGAAATTAATATTGCTTGGCGCGATCTACGGCTTCATATCAGTTGCTAGCACAGTGGCCTTGGCATTTGACCCGGCGCCACCCGGGCTAACCCCCAAGGAGGCGAAGTGGCCAGAAGATTGGCCCAAAAAGCCAAAGAAGCCTTCCGAATGCGATATAGCAGCTTGCGCCGATGGAGCCTATCTCGACGAGTCCTCTTGCCGCTGCATAAAACAGCGGCGATCGCCAGATGTGAAAAATTGTGCATTAGTCTGCAAACCGTGGCAGCACATGGATGCTAATTCATGCAAGTGCATCGGCCCCAAGGATGACATGAAGTAGCACGAGCAATCTGAATAAGCTTTATACCAGGCCGAAATACAATGTCGTCGAAGGTGCCGCTCATCCTGTTCGGCGCCTTCGACCGCCACAACTTCGGCGACCTGCTGTTCGCCCACCTCTGGGCCGAACAATTCAAAGACCGTGAACTCATCTTCGCCGGCCTCGCCCAGCGCGACCTCACGCCTTACGGCGGCCACCGGGTGCAGGCCATAAGCCAACTGGCGCAGCGCCCGGGCCAGCAGGCGGTCGACATCCTGCATGTCGGCGGCGAGCTGCTCACCTGCTCGCTCTACGAAGCGGCGATCATGACCCTGCCGCCGGAGGCGGCCCCGGCCGCCATCGCGCGCCACGACCCGGACCCGGCCGGCCGAAGCCTTTGGGCACAACAGCGGCTGGGCTTGCGGCAGGAGATCGGCTATCTGGTGCCGCGCGGCCTGTTCCCCCACACCCGCCGCCTCAGCTTGCACGCGGTGGGCGGCATGGGCCTGAACCAGCTGCCGGACTCGATGCGCAGCGAAGTCATCGCTCACCTACAAGGCGCCGACCACCTGAGCGTGCGCGACCATCTGACGCAAACAATTTTGGCGCAGGCCGGCATCCGGGCCCCGCTCAGCCCGGACGCCGCGCATCGGGTGGCCGAGCTGTTCGGCGTGCGCATCGCGCGGCACGGCCGGCAAGGTGAACCACTAAAGATGCGCACGCGTTTCCCACAAGGCTATCTCGCCATGCAGTTCAGCGCCGACTTCGGCGACGACCCCACCCTGCACGCGCTCGCCGCACAACTGGACGCCTGCGGCGAGCGGACCGGCCTCGGCATCGTCCTGTTCCGCGCCGGCGCCGCGCCCTGGCACGACGAGCTTACCGTCTATCGCCGCCTCGCCGGCTTCATGCGCTGGCCGCAGTGCCATATCTTCGAGTCGCTCAACCTCTGGGACATCTGCGCCCTGCTCGGCCAGGCCCGCGCCTATTGCGGCAGCAGCCTGCACGGCCGCATCGTCGCCCAGGCCTGCTCGGTGGCCGGGGTCAGCCTGGTGCCGGACGTGCAGACGCCGTACAAGGCACAGGCCTATTGCGCCACCTGGCTGCCGGCGGCTGAGCGCAATGTCCGCCCCGTTGGCCAGGCATTGACTGGGATCGAGCAAGCCCTGACCCTATCGTCGGAGTCCTTGCAACAACTGGCCGCCCAGCTTGCCAGCCAGGCCCGCGCCGGCATGAGCGCCACCCTGCATGCCTTGGGAAGCACCGATTAATCGTCATGCCCGCGCAGGCGGGCATCCAGCCCTCGATTTGACTGGGTTCCCGCCTACGCGGGAACGACGATACCGAAAATCGGTGTTTCCCCTACGATATGAATATTGAATCGAGCTGCCGAATGACCCTGGAAGACCTGGAAAAACTCGCCGACCAACTCGACCGCCTGCCCGGCGGCAGCCAGGCAGCTATCCCCGATTTCTTCGCCAATTTTCTGGAAGGCGGCCTGGCCCCAATCACCTCGGACTGGGATGTCGAGAACTGGCCATGCAAGGAAGGCGGCATTCTGGTCCTGCGCCTGGACCCGGCCTATCACACCGCCCGCCTGTTCCAGGTGCGCGGCGAGGACGACGAAATCCAGATCGCCGCCCTGCCCATCCAGCTCATGGACGTCGCCCGCGCACACGGCGCTTCGCCCATCGTGCTCGCC encodes:
- a CDS encoding polysaccharide pyruvyl transferase family protein; the protein is MSSKVPLILFGAFDRHNFGDLLFAHLWAEQFKDRELIFAGLAQRDLTPYGGHRVQAISQLAQRPGQQAVDILHVGGELLTCSLYEAAIMTLPPEAAPAAIARHDPDPAGRSLWAQQRLGLRQEIGYLVPRGLFPHTRRLSLHAVGGMGLNQLPDSMRSEVIAHLQGADHLSVRDHLTQTILAQAGIRAPLSPDAAHRVAELFGVRIARHGRQGEPLKMRTRFPQGYLAMQFSADFGDDPTLHALAAQLDACGERTGLGIVLFRAGAAPWHDELTVYRRLAGFMRWPQCHIFESLNLWDICALLGQARAYCGSSLHGRIVAQACSVAGVSLVPDVQTPYKAQAYCATWLPAAERNVRPVGQALTGIEQALTLSSESLQQLAAQLASQARAGMSATLHALGSTD